TGTTAAAATTCGCATATCGGCAAGCAATCATCTGATGCTGCCCCACATCTGTAACTACGATAGCATTTCCTTCAGAAGCATTGTTAATTTCTTTAATTACTTCTCCCATGGTTAAACCATCTTTTGTTGGATATAAATCTTTCTTGATGACTTTATCAAACTCAATAGCATCGTGATCTCTAAATTCTTGTAACCAAGACTTATGTTCATTATCTTTTAGGTACGGAAGTATTGCTTGTAAACTTTCTTTCGCATTCCCTAAAACTGCAACATCTGCTTTTACATTTTTATTAATCTCAGCAGGATCAATTTCGAAATGAACCACTTTCGCCTGTTTTGCATAACGACTTAAATCTCCCGTTACACGATCATCAAATCGCATTCCTACAGCAATTAAAACATCACATTCATTAGTTAATCGGTTAGGTCCATAATTTCCATGCATTCCAACCATTCCTACATTTAATTCATGAGAAGTTGGTAAAGCTGATAAACCTAAAAGTGTCCATGCCGAAGGAATTCCAGCTTTTTCTATAAATGCTTTAAACTCTTCTTCTGCTTCACCTAATATTACTCCTTGACCAAAAATTACCATTGGTTTTTCAGCTCCATTAATTAGGTTTGCCGCTTCTTTAATAGCGTCTGTATCTAATTTTGGTACAGGTTGGTAACTACGAACTGCTGCGCAAGGTTCGTAAGAAAACTCAAACTTTTCGAACTGAGCATTTTTAGTAATATCAATTAAAACTGGTCCCGGTCTACCTGAACGAGCGATGTAGAAAGCTTTAGCTAAAACCTCTGGAATTTCTGAAGCTTTAGTTATTTGATAATTCCATTTGGTAACAGGTGTAGAAATACCAACGATATCTGTTTCTTGAAATGCATCTGTTCCTAATAAATGTTCTGCAACCTGACCTGTAATACAAACCATTGGTGTAGAATCAATCTGAGCATCTGCAATTCCTGTAATTAAATTTGTTGCTCCGGGTCCGGAAGTTGCAATTGCAACACCAACTTTTCCTGTAGCTCTCGCATAACCTTGAGCGGCATGTGTTGCTCCTTGTTCATGACGAGTTAAAACATGATTTAATTCTTTCTGATATTTATACAATTCATCGTAAACAGGCATAATTGCTCCACCTGGATATCCGTACAACAGATCAACTCCTTCTGCCAACAAACATTTTATGACTGCCTCTGCACCAGAAATTGTCACACTAGTTTTTACACTCTGCTCTTTCACTTTTTTTGTTCTAGTTTCCATGTTGTTGCGATTTAAAATTCATCTGTTACACATCCATTAGATGCGGATGCTACTGTTCTTGCATATTTATAAAGTACTCCCCTATTTACTTTTAATGGAGGAGCTTTCCATTCCTTTCTTCTTGCTTCTAATTCTTCATCAGAAACTTCAAGATTAATTGTGTTCGTTTGTGCATTAATAGAAATTACATCTCCATCTTTTACTAAAGCAATTACTCCACCCTCTTGAGCTTCAGGAGTAATATGACCAACTACAAATCCGTGAGTTCCACCAGAAAATCTACCATCCGTAATTAAAGCAACCTCTTTTCCTAATCCAGCTCCCATAATAGCAGCTGTTGGCTTTAGCATTTCTGGCATTCCTGGCCCACCTTTCGGACCTTCATAACGAATTACAACTACATCACCTTTTTGTACTTCTCCATTTTTAATTCCATCGTTAGCTGCAAATTCACCTTCATAAACTTTAGCTTTTCCAGAGAAAAACAATCCTTCCTTACCCGTAATTTTTGCTACAGATCCGTCTTTAGCAAGATTTCCGTATAACATTCTTAAATGTCCAGTTTCTTTAATTGGATTATCAACAGACTTTATTACTTCTTGTCCGTTAGTAAGACTTGGAACTTCTATTAAGTTTTCAGCTAAGGTTTTTCCTGTAACAGTTAAACAATCTCCATGTAACAATCCTTTTTCTAAAAGATATTTTAAAACAGCTGGCGTTCCTCCAACTCTATGCACATCTTCCATTAAGTATTGTCCGCTTGGCTTTAAATCAGCTAGAAAAGGAGTTTCATCTGAAATACGTTGGAAATCTTCCAATGTAAATTTCACATCTGCTGCTTTAGCAATAGCCAAAAAGTGTAAAACAGCATTTGTAGAACCTCCCATTACAGTTACTAAACGAACTGCATTTTCTAGTGATTTCTTTGTAACTATATCTGAGGGTTTAATATCTTTTTCTAGAAGCACTCGAAGTGCTTCTCCTGCTTTTATTGACTCTTCTTCTTTATTATTACTAATAGCAGGGTTTGAAGAATTATAAGGTAAACTCATACCTAAAGCTTCAATAGCTGAAGCCATTGTATTTGCAGTATACATACCTCCACAGGCTCCTGCTCCAGGAATTGCTTTTTCTATCACACTCTGATATTCATTTTGTGTAATAGTTCCTGCAACTTTACTTCCCCAAGCTTCGAAGGCCGAAACAATATCTAGTTTCTTTCCTTCATGACAACCAGAAGCAATCGTTCCTCCATACACCAAAACTGACGGTCTGTTTAAACGTAACATCGCCATTAAAGCTCCTGGCATATTTTTATCACATCCAACAACTGTTACCAAACCATCGTATGACATTGCTTGTACTACAGTTTCCATAGAATCTGCAATTACATCTCTTGACGGTAAAGAATAACGCATACCTGGCGTTCCCATAGAAATTCCATCAGAAACTCCAATGGTATTAAAAATTAAACCAACCAAGTCTACATTTTTCGTTCCTTGCTTTACCAATTTGGCCAAGTCGTTTAAATGCATATTACATGGATTTCCTTCGTATCCTGTACTTGCAATTCCTACAAAAGGTTTCTTTAAATCTTCATGAGTTAACCCTAAAGCATGTAACATTGCTTGCGCTGCAGGTTGTGTATCATCTTGAGTTACTCGTTTACTAAATTTGTTCAATTCCATTTTTAAAGTGCTTTTTCTTGTACTCTTTCTTCTAGTACTTCTGCTTTATATAGTTTCATTAAATTATGTCCGTGAGATGTTTTCCAGTCCATTGGAAATTTGTATTCGTCTATAGACTCTAAGCCTACAACTTCTGCTGCTGTTCCTGTGAAAAAACATGCATCTGCAGTTTTTAATTCATCTAAAGTGAAATGTTTTTCTTCTACTGGAATTCCTTCTTCTTTACATAAATTAATTACTGTAGCTCTAGTAATTCCTGCCATAATATGACCTCTTGGTGGAGTATATAGTTTTCCATCTTTTTCCATGAAAATATTAGCTCCTGAACATTCTGCTACATTTCCATTCATATCTAACAGCAAGGCTTCATCGTAACCTTGACTTTTCACTTCATTTGTAGATAAAATTGAGTTTACGTAATGTCCTGTAATCTTAGCTTCAACGAAACAAGAATTCGGATTAGGTCTTTGGAATCTTGATGTTTTTACTCGCAATAATTTATCTCCCATAAACTTTCCCCATTCCCAACATTGTATGACTAAATTCGTCTCAGGTGAAGTTGTTAAACCCATATTTTCTCCAGTAAAAACCAAAGGTCTTATGTAAGCATCCTGAAGATTATTTAATTCTAAAAGTTTGTAGGTAATTTCTGTTAATTCTTCTTCAGAATACTTGAATTGTATTCCCATTACATCGACTCCATACTTTAATCTTTTGTAATGTTCATATGACTTAAAAATTCTAGTTCCATTTTCTGTTTTATAGGAACGTATACCTTCAAAAACTCCATTCCCATAATGTAAGCTTTGACTATACATATTTATCTTAGCATCAGTAGCTTTAACAAATTCTCCGTTAAGAAAAACAACACTCTTTTCGTTGAAATACATGATTTCTTTTATTTATAATTCTAATTTATTTTATCCTTTTTTAATTCAGTTTTAGAAACTTCATCTCTTATGATTTTTAACCACTCTTAAAAACACTTAAAACATTAAAAAACAATGTTTTAACACAGAACACATACGATAATCAATACTTAAAAAAAAGGCCTGTATCAACTAGTTGATACAGGCCTTTTTATACAATAGCAAGCTATATCAACTCGGTGGTGAGCTAATAATGACTACGCTAATAATAATGTTTACTAAAATGTTCATGTGTTTAAACTAAAAAAGCTTCCTAAAATTTAGGAAGCTTTTAATTATATCTTAAAATTTAAAAATCACTTCCTCTATCCCTGCGATATAATAATCACAACGATAATGATAGAAATGATATTTAAAACTCTTTTATTCATCTGATACTGCAAATATTGTTATTTTTTTTTGAATTATCCTAATCAATTTTAAAAAAACACAACATAAACCTTAAAAAACTCTTTTGATAGTTGATTACATTGATTTAAAAACTAAATCCACAACACATATTCTTTAACAAAAGGATACTATCACTCAACATTGTCTTTTTTACGCTCATAATCTGTTATTTAACACTCATAACAATATCTTAAAAACAATTGTATTTCTTAAACTAAATTAACTGATTAAAAGCAAAAAAATAAAATGACTGTACAAGAAAAAATAATTCAAGCCACATCTGAATATTTCAAAGATCAAATTGATTATTACGAACTATCTAAGGCATCAAAAACTTATAAATTCATTTTAGAAGAAATATGTGATGAAGATATGAATATTGAACTGGGGCGTAATGATATTCACTCTGATAATGGAAAATCTCTTGGTACATTTTGGGCTGCTCTCTGTCTTGATGATATTATTCGAACCAGACAGTTTATAAGAGGTATGCATAAAGCGATACAAGAGAAAATGAAACTTAAAGATAAAATTCATGTTTTATATGCGGGTACAGGACCTTTTGCAACACTCTTACTTCCTTTTCTTTTAAGATATTCTGAAAGAGAAATACATTTTAGTCTTTTAGAGATAAATCCGTTTAGTTTTAAGATACTACAAAATTTAATTTCGAGATTAGATTTAAATAAAAGTAATATTACTTTTATAAAAGACGATGCAACAAAACATAATATAGACACTAAGAATACACCTGATATTATTTTAAGCGAAACGATGCAAAATGCATTAGCTAAAGAACAACAAGTTCCTATTTTTTTTAATCTAATGAATCAAGTAAAAGAGGAAACTATATTTATTCCTGAAAGAATCGAACTCTCTATTGGCCTAAAAAACTCTAAAATACCTATTGAAAAAATTGAACTAACAGACTATATTCAAGAAAAAAAAGTGTTTGAAGTAAGTAAAGAATTGATTTTTACATCTCATAAAAATAGTTTTCAATACCCTACTTTTCCCAAAATACAGACAGTAATTTCACATAATAGATTGAAGGAATTTGATGAACTACTATTATTTACTGAAATACAAGTTTATAAAGATGAAAAAATTGCTATCAACGAGAGTGGATTAACCACTCCAATTCTTATAGATTTAATTCCCAAGAACACTAACAAAGCTATTATTGAAACACGTTATATTATTTCTTCTGATCCAAAACTTGAGTATCAAATATATTATTCATAAAAAACTCTCCTTAATGATTAAGGAGAGTTTCTTATACTAATCAATTCTAAATAATGCCTAAGCAGTTAATAAATCATTACTATCTTTTAATGGCAAACTTGAGCTTCCCATCAAATAAGCATCTACATGATGAGCTGCTTGTCTTCCTTCTGAAATAGCCCAAACAATAAGCGATTGACCTCTTCTCATATCACCAGCAGTGAATATGTTTGGAATGTTCGTTTGATAATTGCTTGTACTTGCTTTAATATTAGATCTAAAGTCTAAATCTAAATTCAATAATTCTGGTAATGTTTTCTCTGGACCAGTAAATCCTAAAGCCAAAAATACCAAATCACAAGGCCAAGTTTTTTCTGTACCTTCTATTTCTATAAGCTGTGGACGTTCTCCTGGGATAATTTTCCATTCTACTTCCACTGTTTTTAATGCAATAAGCTCACCTTTATCATTCTTTACAAATTCTTTTGTATTGATAAGCCAATTACGATCGCAACCTTCTTCGTGAGAAGAACTAGTTTTTAACTGTAAAGGCCAAAATGGCCAAGGTGTTTGCACACTTCTTGCTTTAGGAGGTTTCGGCATAATTTCAAAATTCGTTACCGAATTTGCTCCATGACGATTAGAAGTTCCAATACAATCTGAACCTGTATCTCCTCCTCCAATTACAATTACATTTTTACCTTTAGCACTAATCACTTCACTTTCTAAATCTGAATTAAATAACGCTTTGGTTTGCTTTGTTAAAAAATCCATTGCTTGGTGTACGCCTTTTGCATCACTTCCAGGAATATTTAAAGCTCTGGCTTTTGTAGCTCCACCACATAATACTACGGCATCAAACTCTTTAAGTTTATCAACAGAAACATTTACTCCAATGTTTGCATTAGTTTTAAATGTAATACCTTCTGCTTCTAGAATTTGTATTCTTCTATCGATAACTTCTTTCTCTAATTTAAAGTTAGGAATTCCATAACGTAACAAACCTCCTACTTCATCTTCTCTTTCAAAAACAGTTACCAAATGCCCAGCTCTATTTAATTGTTGAGCAGCTGCTAAACCAGCAGGGCCAGAACCTACTACAGCAACACTTTTTCCTGTTCTGTAATTTGGAAGTTTTGGTTTTATCCAACCTTTTTCAAATCCTTTTTCTACGATATACTTTTCTGTATTTTCTATAGAAACGGGTTGATCTATAATTCCTAAAACACAAGCTTTTTCACAAGGAGCTGGACATAATCTTCCAGTAAACTCTGGAAAATTGTTGGTAGAATGCAAAATATCTAATGCTTTTTTCCATTCTCCTTTATGAACCATATCATTAAAATCAGGAATTAAATTTCCTAGAGGACAACCACTGTGACAAAAAGGAATTCCACAATCCATACAACGAGAACCTTGTTTTTGTTGCTCTGCTACTGATAATGGACTCGTAAATTCTTTAAAATTTTGTACTCGATCTTTAACAGCTGTATTTATCTCTTGCTTTCTATCGTATTTTTTAAATCCGCCTAATTCTCCCATGATCTATGCTGTTATTTTAGTTGTTTCTTCTTGTGCTATTCTTTCTAAAGCTAATCTATAATCTGTTGGGAATACTTTAATAAAATCCATTTTATTTACTTCCCATTCTTCTAATATTTTAACTCCTAAAGTACTTTTTGTATACCCTACATGCTGCTCAATTAATCCTTTTAAATCTTTCTGATCTTCAGTTTCTAAATGAACTAATTCTACCATTTCTAGATTACACAACTCGTTTCTGAATTGATGAGATGGATCGTACACATATGCAATTCCTCCACTCATTCCAGCGGCAAAATTTCGTCCTGTTTTACCAAGCACAACAACTTTTCCACCTGTCATATACTCACAACCGTGATCTCCAATTCCTTCTACAACAGCTGTAATTCCAGAATTTCTTACACAGAAACGTTCGCCTGCAACACCATTTACATAAGCTTCACCTTTTACAGCTCCGTAGAAACACACATTTCCTACAATAATATTATCTTCAGCGATAAAATCAGCTTCATCTGGCTTCTTTACAATGATTTTAGCCCCAGATAAACCTTTACCTAGATAATCGTTAGTTTCTCCATCGACAATCATTTTTAAACCTTTTGTGGCAAAAGCTCCAAAACTTTGTCCAGCAGAACCTTTAAATTGCAATGTTAACGTATCTTCTGGTAACCCTTCTGATCCATGAAGTTTAGAAATTTCATTACTTGTTAAAGCTCCTACTGAACGGTTTGTATTTTGAATTTCATAGGTAAATTCTGATTTAATTTTATTTTTTATTGCTCCTTTAGCATCATCTACAATCTTAAGATCTAGAACTTTCTCTAGCCCATGATCTTGTTTTTCAGTATTGTATAAAATTGGATTTTCATTTGAATTCACTTTGTAAAGAATTGCAGAAGCATCTATCCCTTTAGCTTTATAATGATCTACAGCTTTATTAACATTCAACTTTTCAACCTGACCTACCATTTCTTTAATAGATCTAAATCCTAAAGTAGCCATAATTTGTCGTACTTCTTCAGCTACGAAATACATGAAATTAATTACATGCTCTGGTGTTCCTTTAAAGTTCTTACGTAACTCAGGATCTTGCGTAGCAATTCCTACCGGACAAGTATTTAAATGACATTGACGCATCATAATACAACCAGAAGCTACTAATGGTGCTGTAGCAAAACCAAATTCTTCTGCTCCTAATAAACAAGCAATAGCTACATCTCTACCT
This genomic stretch from Tenacibaculum jejuense harbors:
- the ilvD gene encoding dihydroxy-acid dehydratase, which encodes MELNKFSKRVTQDDTQPAAQAMLHALGLTHEDLKKPFVGIASTGYEGNPCNMHLNDLAKLVKQGTKNVDLVGLIFNTIGVSDGISMGTPGMRYSLPSRDVIADSMETVVQAMSYDGLVTVVGCDKNMPGALMAMLRLNRPSVLVYGGTIASGCHEGKKLDIVSAFEAWGSKVAGTITQNEYQSVIEKAIPGAGACGGMYTANTMASAIEALGMSLPYNSSNPAISNNKEEESIKAGEALRVLLEKDIKPSDIVTKKSLENAVRLVTVMGGSTNAVLHFLAIAKAADVKFTLEDFQRISDETPFLADLKPSGQYLMEDVHRVGGTPAVLKYLLEKGLLHGDCLTVTGKTLAENLIEVPSLTNGQEVIKSVDNPIKETGHLRMLYGNLAKDGSVAKITGKEGLFFSGKAKVYEGEFAANDGIKNGEVQKGDVVVIRYEGPKGGPGMPEMLKPTAAIMGAGLGKEVALITDGRFSGGTHGFVVGHITPEAQEGGVIALVKDGDVISINAQTNTINLEVSDEELEARRKEWKAPPLKVNRGVLYKYARTVASASNGCVTDEF
- a CDS encoding SAM-dependent methyltransferase gives rise to the protein MTVQEKIIQATSEYFKDQIDYYELSKASKTYKFILEEICDEDMNIELGRNDIHSDNGKSLGTFWAALCLDDIIRTRQFIRGMHKAIQEKMKLKDKIHVLYAGTGPFATLLLPFLLRYSEREIHFSLLEINPFSFKILQNLISRLDLNKSNITFIKDDATKHNIDTKNTPDIILSETMQNALAKEQQVPIFFNLMNQVKEETIFIPERIELSIGLKNSKIPIEKIELTDYIQEKKVFEVSKELIFTSHKNSFQYPTFPKIQTVISHNRLKEFDELLLFTEIQVYKDEKIAINESGLTTPILIDLIPKNTNKAIIETRYIISSDPKLEYQIYYS
- the ilvB gene encoding biosynthetic-type acetolactate synthase large subunit, with amino-acid sequence METRTKKVKEQSVKTSVTISGAEAVIKCLLAEGVDLLYGYPGGAIMPVYDELYKYQKELNHVLTRHEQGATHAAQGYARATGKVGVAIATSGPGATNLITGIADAQIDSTPMVCITGQVAEHLLGTDAFQETDIVGISTPVTKWNYQITKASEIPEVLAKAFYIARSGRPGPVLIDITKNAQFEKFEFSYEPCAAVRSYQPVPKLDTDAIKEAANLINGAEKPMVIFGQGVILGEAEEEFKAFIEKAGIPSAWTLLGLSALPTSHELNVGMVGMHGNYGPNRLTNECDVLIAVGMRFDDRVTGDLSRYAKQAKVVHFEIDPAEINKNVKADVAVLGNAKESLQAILPYLKDNEHKSWLQEFRDHDAIEFDKVIKKDLYPTKDGLTMGEVIKEINNASEGNAIVVTDVGQHQMIACRYANFNKSKSNITSGGLGTMGFALPAAIGAKMGTPEREVVAVIGDGGYQMTIQELGTILQTKAAVKIVVLNNEFLGMVRQWQQLFFDKRYASTTMTNPDFVAIAKGYHIDAKRVTQREELAGAVSEMIASEEAFFLEVCVEKEDNVFPMIPTGSSVSDVRLS
- a CDS encoding branched-chain amino acid transaminase, giving the protein MYFNEKSVVFLNGEFVKATDAKINMYSQSLHYGNGVFEGIRSYKTENGTRIFKSYEHYKRLKYGVDVMGIQFKYSEEELTEITYKLLELNNLQDAYIRPLVFTGENMGLTTSPETNLVIQCWEWGKFMGDKLLRVKTSRFQRPNPNSCFVEAKITGHYVNSILSTNEVKSQGYDEALLLDMNGNVAECSGANIFMEKDGKLYTPPRGHIMAGITRATVINLCKEEGIPVEEKHFTLDELKTADACFFTGTAAEVVGLESIDEYKFPMDWKTSHGHNLMKLYKAEVLEERVQEKAL
- a CDS encoding glutamate synthase subunit beta: MGELGGFKKYDRKQEINTAVKDRVQNFKEFTSPLSVAEQQKQGSRCMDCGIPFCHSGCPLGNLIPDFNDMVHKGEWKKALDILHSTNNFPEFTGRLCPAPCEKACVLGIIDQPVSIENTEKYIVEKGFEKGWIKPKLPNYRTGKSVAVVGSGPAGLAAAQQLNRAGHLVTVFEREDEVGGLLRYGIPNFKLEKEVIDRRIQILEAEGITFKTNANIGVNVSVDKLKEFDAVVLCGGATKARALNIPGSDAKGVHQAMDFLTKQTKALFNSDLESEVISAKGKNVIVIGGGDTGSDCIGTSNRHGANSVTNFEIMPKPPKARSVQTPWPFWPLQLKTSSSHEEGCDRNWLINTKEFVKNDKGELIALKTVEVEWKIIPGERPQLIEIEGTEKTWPCDLVFLALGFTGPEKTLPELLNLDLDFRSNIKASTSNYQTNIPNIFTAGDMRRGQSLIVWAISEGRQAAHHVDAYLMGSSSLPLKDSNDLLTA